TTTCGATGGTGCCGCCGATGGACTTCCCGGCTACGGCAGTTATGTCGAATTCTGCAAGCGCGAGGAGGAATGGCTGAGCCCCTATGCAGCGTTCACGGCCTGCAAGGCGCACTTTGGTGGCAAACCTTGGTCCGAATGGCCCAAGAAGGTTCGCAGCTACGCCGCCTTCCAAAAGAGCGACCTCCCCGGCAAGCTCAAGGCACAGATCGAGGCTGTTCGCTTCACGCAGTACCTGTTCTTCAGTCAGTGGGGCGAGCTCCGGAGCTATGCGGCGGACAAAGGCGTGGAAATCATCGGGGATATCCCGATTTTTGTCGCCTTTGACAGTGCGGATGTCTGGTCGCGCCCCGAGCTGTTTCAGCTCGATGCCAGTGGCCAGCCGACGGCTGTGGCGGGTGTGCCGCCCGACTATTTCTCCCCGCTGGGACAGCTGTGGGGAAATCCCCTCTTCAACTGGGATGCGCTCAAGGCCGAGGGTTACGCCTGGTGGCTCAAGCGCCTGGAGGCAAACTTCGCGCTCTACGACGTCGTGCGGCTGGACCATTTCCGTGGCTTCGAAACCTACTGGGCGATCCCTGCCGGCGCCAAAGACGCGCGCGGCGGAGAATGGAAACCCGGCCCTGCACTGGACTTCTTCAAAGCGGTGCAAAAAGCCATGCCCGAGGCGAAGCTCATCGCCGAGGATTTGGGCGAAATCACACCCGCTGTGCGCGAGATGCATAAGGCGACCGGCCTACCCGGCATGGCGATCCTGCAGTTCGCGTTCGGGTCCGGCTCTGATAATCTTTACCTCCCGCATAACCTGGACCGCAACAGCGCGATTTATCCCGGTGTCCACGACAACGACACCACGCTGGGCTGGTACCGCTCGGTGGATGGGCGGACGCAGGACCACTTCCGCCGGTACTTCGGCGTGGACGGCTCCGTGCCGCAGTGGGACTGCATCCGTGCGGCCTATCGCTCGGTGTCACGGCTGGCGATCATCCCGCTCCAGGATTTATTTAACCTCGGCAGCGAGGCGCGCCTGAACCGCCCCGGCGAAGCCATCGGTAACTGGCAGTGGCGCTACGGCTCCACCCAGCTCGATGCACTCTGGCGCGAGAGCGCGGCCTACCTGCGCAGCCTGGGTGATCTCTTCGGACGCCTGCCGGAGGAATCAGAGGAGGAATAGCGTAAATCTGCTTCGCCCTACTCGCTCGCAGACAGAAAGCCCTGCGTGAGCTTAAGCGTCTGCTCGGGCTCGTCTTCCAATAAGTAGTGCCCGGCGCTGTCGAGACGGTGGACCTGCGCCTGCGGGAAGCGCTGCTCCCACTCGACGAGGAAGTCTTTATTGAAGCAGAAATCCTTCATGCCCCAGATGATCTGCATCGGGTGCTCCGCCAGTGCCGGCAGGTGCTCCTCGATGTCCACCAGCGTGGGATAGCTGGGATGGACGGGGCTCATCGGAATGTCCTGCACGAAGCGCGCCACGGCCACTCGGTCGTGCCAGTTGCGGTGCGGGTGCAGGTAGCCGTTTTTGACGGCCTCGGGCAGTTTTTTCTCCACGGCCATGCAGGTCGCGCTCCCGGCAAAACCATTCAACGCGCGTACGAAAAACTCTCCGATCAGCGGAGCCCGGCAAAGCCCGATCTGCCAGGGCATACGAGCAGACCGGAATGCCGCCGTATTCATAACCTGAATACGGCCAAGGCGGCCGAGGTGTTGCAGGGCGGCTCCTATGCCGATCGCACCACCCCAGTCGTGGACGACGAGGTGAAACTTTTTCAGATCGAGCGTGCGGATCATCGTATCCAGATGCTCGATACGATTCGCCAGACGATAGCTGAAATCCTGAGGCTTATCCGAGAGGCCCATGCCGAGGTGGTCGATGGCTACGCAGCGAAACTTGTCCCGCAGGCCGAGGATGAGATTACGGTAAAAGAAGGACCAGGAGGGATTGCCGTGAACAAATAAAACGGCCTGCTCCCCTGCCCCCTCATCCACGTAGTGGACGCGTCCGGCGGGCGTTTCGAGCCAGTGAGACTCAAAGGGGTACAGCGTGCGCCAGTCAGAGCTTGTCGTCATTGGGAGGCGGTTTGGTTTAGCACTCGAGGGCGAGCATGAGACAGCACAGACCGCTGCCGATACCGAGCAGCGCAACCTTGTCCCCGGCTGCGATCGCACCGGTTTCGAGGCCCTTGGAGAGTGTCAGCGGGCACGAGACGGACCCGGCGTTACCGAGCGTCTCAAAGGTGCTGTAGTCCTTCTGCGGAGCGATACCGAGCCCCTCCAGCAGTTTGACCTGATGCTGGCGGCCGACCTGGTGGCAGACGATGCGCGAGGGCGATTGCTCATCCCAGCCAGAGGTTGCCTTAAACTGTGTCCATGTGCGCTGCGCGAGCGCGACTCCGGCCTCCAGCAGTGCAACTGCGTCGGTCTGCATCTCCAGCCCACCTGCGCCAGCGGCATCGCCCTCACAGAGGCGGTTGGCCTCGGAGTCTGTCTGGGCCACGGCGGAGTGCAGGAGCGGCGAGCCCGCGGGTGCTAGGTCCTTACGGGTGAGCACGGCGGCCACACCACCAGCGCCGATGGTGAGATTGGCGAAAAAGGGTTTCACCTGCTTACGGGTCAGGGCCGGGTCGAGCAGCTGGGCCAGTGTGCGCTCGAGGAGGGGCTTGCCGTTTTCGCCGGAGACGAGCAGCGCGCGCTCGATCTGGCCGGACTCGATCATCCCGGCGGCCATAACGAGGGCGTTCATGAAGCCGAGGCAGGCGTTGGAAAGATCGAATAGCTGGGTCGTCGCGGGCAGGCCGAGTGCACCGTGGACATAAGAGGCCGTGGATGGCTCGAGCCGGTCACGGCAGACGCCACAGTGTATCAAAAGGTCAATACGCCCACGCTCTTCGGCGGGAAGTTTGGCGAGCGCCTTTTCACCCGCCTGGGCGGAGATAAAGGAGGGCTTCGTATCCACGGGCCAGAAACGGCGCTCTCGGATACCGGTCATCAGCTCAAGGCGTCCGGCGGGCAGTTTTACACGCTCGTAGAGGGGGCGCAGATGCTCCTCGATGTCCGCAGAGGTGACAACCTCGGGGGGCTCGACATGGGCGAGCGCTGCGATGGCGACGTTTGTAAAGCGCATGGCTTAAACCTTGGGCCGCATGGCGGCGTCGATGACTTCACGGTCGAAGTAGTTCATGTCCATCCCGGCGTTGACGACGAGCGACTGGCCGTTGATGCCGCTGGAGCACGGGCTCAGCAGAAAGGCTGCGGTGTTGGCAACCTCCTGCGTGGTGACGGCCTTTTTGCGCAGGGTCAGTTTTTCTGCGAAAAGGTAATTCTCCAGATAGCCGGGGATGCCGGCAGAGGCACTGGTCTTGAGCGGGCCGGGATTTACGGTGTTAAAGCGCACCTCGGTGTCCGCGCTGAAGGACTTCGCCAGGAAGCGCGTGGCGGAGTCGAGGGCCGCCTTGATCGGCGAGAGGTAACCGTAGTTCTCGGCCGTGACCTGCGAGGAGATGCCGATGGCAACCACGGAGGCCGCCGGGTCGAGATAAGGCTTAAAGGCACGAGCCAGCTCGACGAGCGAGAAACAGCTGATGGTCGTGGCCTGCAGGAAGTCCTCGCGGCGGGTGCCGTGAAAGGGCTGCGGCCCGGCGCTGAAGTTGGCGAAAGCGATCGAGTGCACGAGCCCGTGGAAGGGGCCATGCTCGGGACCAGCGGCCTCGGCGAGGGCGTTGATCTGCGCCTCGTCCTCGACGTCGCAGACGTAGACCGGGCGACCGTCCA
This genomic interval from Ruficoccus sp. ZRK36 contains the following:
- a CDS encoding SDR family oxidoreductase — translated: MSFLDLTGKTFLITGVANRKSVAWHIAKILEGEGAKVVYSVRSEERRESTAKLLDGRPVYVCDVEDEAQINALAEAAGPEHGPFHGLVHSIAFANFSAGPQPFHGTRREDFLQATTISCFSLVELARAFKPYLDPAASVVAIGISSQVTAENYGYLSPIKAALDSATRFLAKSFSADTEVRFNTVNPGPLKTSASAGIPGYLENYLFAEKLTLRKKAVTTQEVANTAAFLLSPCSSGINGQSLVVNAGMDMNYFDREVIDAAMRPKV
- a CDS encoding 3-oxoacyl-ACP synthase III, encoding MRFTNVAIAALAHVEPPEVVTSADIEEHLRPLYERVKLPAGRLELMTGIRERRFWPVDTKPSFISAQAGEKALAKLPAEERGRIDLLIHCGVCRDRLEPSTASYVHGALGLPATTQLFDLSNACLGFMNALVMAAGMIESGQIERALLVSGENGKPLLERTLAQLLDPALTRKQVKPFFANLTIGAGGVAAVLTRKDLAPAGSPLLHSAVAQTDSEANRLCEGDAAGAGGLEMQTDAVALLEAGVALAQRTWTQFKATSGWDEQSPSRIVCHQVGRQHQVKLLEGLGIAPQKDYSTFETLGNAGSVSCPLTLSKGLETGAIAAGDKVALLGIGSGLCCLMLALEC
- a CDS encoding alpha/beta fold hydrolase, with product MTTSSDWRTLYPFESHWLETPAGRVHYVDEGAGEQAVLFVHGNPSWSFFYRNLILGLRDKFRCVAIDHLGMGLSDKPQDFSYRLANRIEHLDTMIRTLDLKKFHLVVHDWGGAIGIGAALQHLGRLGRIQVMNTAAFRSARMPWQIGLCRAPLIGEFFVRALNGFAGSATCMAVEKKLPEAVKNGYLHPHRNWHDRVAVARFVQDIPMSPVHPSYPTLVDIEEHLPALAEHPMQIIWGMKDFCFNKDFLVEWEQRFPQAQVHRLDSAGHYLLEDEPEQTLKLTQGFLSASE
- the malQ gene encoding 4-alpha-glucanotransferase, whose protein sequence is MSDPLFPWLTSRHAGVLLHPTSLPGDLGIGKLGREARRLIDFLSAAGMRYWQLCPMGPTGFGDSPYQCFSAFAGNPYLIDLYPLVGFGLLKDDELKPLRRLPANHVDYGELYQRFWPILDLACERFDGAADGLPGYGSYVEFCKREEEWLSPYAAFTACKAHFGGKPWSEWPKKVRSYAAFQKSDLPGKLKAQIEAVRFTQYLFFSQWGELRSYAADKGVEIIGDIPIFVAFDSADVWSRPELFQLDASGQPTAVAGVPPDYFSPLGQLWGNPLFNWDALKAEGYAWWLKRLEANFALYDVVRLDHFRGFETYWAIPAGAKDARGGEWKPGPALDFFKAVQKAMPEAKLIAEDLGEITPAVREMHKATGLPGMAILQFAFGSGSDNLYLPHNLDRNSAIYPGVHDNDTTLGWYRSVDGRTQDHFRRYFGVDGSVPQWDCIRAAYRSVSRLAIIPLQDLFNLGSEARLNRPGEAIGNWQWRYGSTQLDALWRESAAYLRSLGDLFGRLPEESEEE